In Achromobacter spanius, the following proteins share a genomic window:
- a CDS encoding Bug family tripartite tricarboxylate transporter substrate binding protein, producing MTNTPRRAVRRALLQGAVALAATLPFGAPALAQATDFPTKPIRFVVPYPPGGPLDTMARMLAEKVRGSLGQPVIVENRSGAGGNIGADLVAKAPADGYTLVMGAVATHAINPWLFANLPYDPVKDFAPVTIVAAVPNVLVMNNEFAEKNSIKTLADLIAYAKKNPGKLNYGSGGNGSAGHLSGELLKARADIKVEHIPYQGAAPAQLALLSGQSDFMFDNLAASAPLIKEGKVKALAVTTAKRSSLLADVPTVEESGIKGFDLGTWFGVFTTGGTPAPVVAKLNKAYADAMQQPDVKQRLLTMGSEATPMTPEAFAEFVKGEKAKYQEIVKISGASLN from the coding sequence ATGACGAATACCCCCCGCCGCGCGGTCCGCCGTGCCCTGTTGCAAGGCGCCGTGGCGCTTGCCGCCACCTTGCCTTTCGGCGCACCCGCGCTGGCCCAAGCCACTGACTTCCCGACCAAGCCGATCCGCTTTGTCGTGCCTTACCCGCCCGGCGGCCCGCTGGACACCATGGCCCGCATGCTGGCCGAAAAGGTGCGCGGTTCGCTCGGCCAACCCGTGATCGTGGAAAACCGGTCGGGCGCGGGCGGCAACATCGGCGCCGATCTGGTGGCCAAGGCGCCGGCCGACGGCTACACGCTGGTCATGGGCGCGGTGGCCACGCACGCCATCAACCCCTGGCTGTTCGCCAACCTGCCTTACGACCCGGTCAAGGACTTCGCGCCCGTGACGATCGTGGCGGCGGTGCCGAACGTGCTGGTGATGAACAATGAATTCGCCGAGAAGAACAGCATCAAGACGCTGGCGGACCTGATCGCCTACGCGAAGAAGAATCCGGGCAAGCTGAACTACGGTTCGGGCGGCAACGGCAGCGCGGGCCATTTGTCGGGCGAATTGCTGAAGGCGCGCGCCGACATCAAGGTTGAACACATTCCTTATCAAGGCGCGGCGCCCGCGCAGTTGGCGTTGTTGTCGGGCCAGTCGGATTTCATGTTCGACAACCTGGCCGCATCGGCGCCCTTGATCAAGGAGGGCAAGGTCAAGGCGCTTGCCGTGACTACGGCCAAGCGTTCGTCGCTGCTGGCGGATGTGCCGACGGTTGAAGAATCGGGCATCAAGGGCTTTGACCTGGGCACCTGGTTCGGCGTGTTCACGACCGGGGGCACGCCCGCGCCGGTGGTGGCAAAGCTGAACAAGGCCTACGCGGATGCGATGCAGCAACCGGACGTGAAGCAGCGCCTGTTGACGATGGGTTCGGAAGCCACGCCGATGACCCCGGAAGCGTTTGCCGAGTTCGTGAAGGGTGAAAAAGCGAAGTACCAGGAGATTGTGAAGATCTCGGGGGCTAGCTTGAATTGA
- a CDS encoding fumarylacetoacetate hydrolase family protein: MPFVFAPAAPVAVPIAGGQDAFPVRRVYCVGRNYAAHAREMGFDPDREPPFFFCKPADAVVPVADGQTLELPYPPETANLHYEIELVAAIGQGGANIAVDNALQHVWGYAVGLDMTRRDLQMKMREAGRPWELGKAFDQSAPIGPLHPAASVAGIEQAGIWLQVNGADKQRSDIGKLIWSVAETIAYLSRYFRLEPGDLIYTGTPEGVGPVVRGDKMLGGVDGLGTLSVQMV; this comes from the coding sequence ATGCCTTTCGTGTTTGCTCCCGCCGCTCCCGTCGCCGTGCCCATTGCCGGCGGCCAGGATGCCTTTCCCGTGCGCCGCGTCTACTGCGTGGGCCGCAACTACGCCGCCCACGCGCGCGAGATGGGCTTCGACCCCGACCGCGAACCGCCCTTCTTTTTCTGCAAGCCCGCCGACGCCGTCGTGCCGGTGGCCGACGGCCAGACGCTGGAACTGCCCTACCCTCCCGAAACCGCCAACCTGCATTACGAGATTGAACTGGTTGCCGCCATTGGCCAGGGCGGCGCGAACATTGCGGTGGACAACGCGCTGCAACACGTCTGGGGCTACGCCGTGGGCCTGGACATGACGCGCCGCGACTTGCAGATGAAGATGCGCGAAGCCGGCCGCCCCTGGGAATTGGGCAAGGCCTTCGACCAGAGCGCGCCCATCGGCCCCCTGCACCCGGCCGCGTCCGTCGCGGGCATCGAGCAGGCGGGCATCTGGCTACAGGTCAACGGCGCCGATAAGCAGCGCAGCGACATCGGCAAGCTGATCTGGTCCGTGGCGGAAACCATCGCCTACCTGTCGCGCTACTTCCGCCTGGAACCCGGCGACCTGATCTACACCGGCACGCCGGAAGGCGTGGGCCCCGTGGTGCGCGGCGACAAGATGCTGGGCGGCGTCGACGGGCTGGGCACGCTGAGCGTGCAGATGGTCTGA
- a CDS encoding Bug family tripartite tricarboxylate transporter substrate binding protein has translation MTEFSPLKRHLGRPLSLAARVLTLAVAVIGPLAAPLSAAHAADAWPSQPLKAVVPFGPGSSPDQVARVVGEKASAILGQSIVIENKPGASGNIGTYAIANAKPDGYTFGVSITGPLVNNTLLFDKLPYAPATDLSPLTLAVHQPNVLVVPASAGITNVGQLLDALKKNPDKYNFPSTGAGTVSHLAVELMLQQIGGRATHVPYPSSPAALTSLLSGDTQFAALPPIAVMPMVKDGRLKALAVTSSKRSALLPDIPTLAEAGVSGIEGSAWIGFVVSSKVPADIQKKLSDALIQAIRDPEVAKRLQAQYMDPVGSTPAEFRAYMDDELKRWEPLIKKLGIKGQ, from the coding sequence ATGACTGAGTTTTCGCCCCTGAAGCGGCACCTGGGACGGCCCCTGAGCTTGGCGGCGCGCGTCTTGACGCTGGCCGTGGCCGTGATTGGTCCGCTTGCCGCCCCGCTGTCCGCCGCACACGCCGCCGACGCCTGGCCGTCACAGCCCTTGAAAGCCGTCGTACCGTTCGGCCCCGGGTCCAGCCCGGATCAGGTGGCGCGTGTGGTCGGTGAAAAGGCCAGCGCCATCTTGGGACAATCCATCGTCATCGAGAACAAGCCCGGCGCCAGCGGCAACATCGGCACCTACGCCATCGCCAACGCCAAGCCAGACGGCTACACCTTCGGCGTGTCCATCACCGGCCCGCTGGTGAACAACACGCTGCTGTTCGACAAGCTGCCCTACGCGCCCGCCACTGATCTATCGCCGCTGACGCTGGCCGTGCATCAGCCCAACGTGCTGGTTGTGCCCGCGTCGGCCGGCATCACCAACGTGGGCCAGTTGCTGGACGCGCTGAAGAAGAATCCGGACAAGTACAACTTCCCGTCGACGGGCGCGGGCACGGTGTCGCATCTGGCGGTTGAGCTGATGCTGCAACAGATCGGTGGTCGTGCCACGCACGTGCCCTATCCGTCGTCGCCCGCCGCGCTGACGTCCCTGCTGTCGGGCGATACGCAGTTTGCGGCGCTGCCGCCCATTGCCGTCATGCCGATGGTGAAGGACGGGCGCTTGAAGGCGCTGGCCGTGACTTCATCCAAGCGGTCCGCGCTGCTGCCCGACATTCCGACGCTGGCGGAAGCCGGCGTATCGGGTATTGAGGGCTCGGCGTGGATCGGTTTTGTCGTGTCGTCCAAGGTGCCGGCCGACATACAGAAAAAATTGTCCGATGCACTGATCCAGGCCATCCGCGACCCCGAGGTGGCCAAGCGCCTGCAAGCGCAGTACATGGACCCCGTGGGCAGCACGCCCGCCGAGTTCCGCGCCTACATGGACGACGAGCTCAAGCGCTGGGAGCCCTTGATCAAGAAGCTGGGCATCAAGGGGCAATAA
- a CDS encoding chorismate mutase — translation MQEPDTHGAPLREYTDPAYQPLCANLAEVRANIDRLDDEIVRLIADRALYVKDAARFKRDAYQVSAPARQAQVFDKARALATRHNRGFANLESVVDATYRAMVAAFIANEQTYFDNMKNVGDTDD, via the coding sequence ATGCAAGAACCCGACACCCACGGCGCACCGCTGCGCGAATACACCGACCCCGCCTACCAGCCCCTGTGCGCCAATCTGGCCGAGGTGCGCGCCAACATCGACCGGCTGGACGACGAGATCGTGCGCCTGATCGCCGACCGCGCGCTGTATGTGAAAGACGCGGCGCGCTTCAAGCGCGATGCCTACCAGGTCAGCGCGCCCGCGCGCCAGGCTCAGGTCTTTGACAAGGCGCGCGCGCTGGCCACCCGCCACAACCGCGGCTTCGCCAACCTCGAATCGGTGGTGGACGCGACCTATCGCGCGATGGTGGCGGCTTTCATCGCAAACGAGCAAACCTATTTCGACAACATGAAAAATGTGGGAGACACGGATGACTGA
- a CDS encoding amino acid ABC transporter permease, giving the protein MTTSKNSAPIAAPRRRLNWNDPGVRSVVYQVFALAAVAWAVWFLVSNTLHNLSVRNIATGFGFLSREAGFAIGETPIAYSPSNDYGRAIMVGLLNTLRVAVIGIVLATILGTLIGIGRLSKNWLVAKITSVYVEVMRNVPLLLQLFFWYALITENMPGPRQAHNPLPGVFISNRGLKVPSLEGNSLDWMLAGLGLAIVAIIFLGHYGKKRHEATGHMFPLGRWAIGLLIGLPFIGWLVSGASLTLQMPELKGFNFAGGLTLSPEFAALLAGLVIYTSAFIAEVVRSGIQAVNNGQWEAAGSLGLPRGKVLRLVILPQALRVIIPPMTSQYLNLTKNSSLAVAIGYPDIVSVVNTTLNQTGQAIEGILIIMGAYLTVSLSISIFMNWYNKRIALVER; this is encoded by the coding sequence ATGACGACTTCTAAAAATAGTGCCCCAATTGCGGCTCCTCGCCGGCGGCTCAACTGGAACGACCCCGGCGTACGGTCGGTGGTGTACCAGGTGTTCGCGCTGGCGGCGGTGGCCTGGGCAGTGTGGTTCCTGGTTTCCAATACGCTACACAACCTGTCCGTGCGCAATATCGCCACGGGCTTCGGGTTCCTGAGCCGTGAAGCCGGGTTCGCGATCGGCGAAACGCCCATCGCATACTCTCCCTCGAATGACTACGGCCGCGCCATCATGGTCGGCTTGCTCAACACCTTGCGCGTGGCCGTCATCGGCATCGTGCTTGCCACCATCCTCGGTACGCTGATCGGCATTGGCCGTCTGTCCAAGAACTGGCTCGTCGCCAAGATCACCTCGGTTTACGTCGAAGTGATGCGCAACGTGCCGCTCTTGCTGCAATTGTTCTTCTGGTACGCGCTGATCACGGAAAACATGCCGGGTCCGCGTCAGGCGCACAATCCGCTGCCCGGGGTGTTCATTTCCAATCGCGGCCTGAAGGTGCCGTCGCTGGAAGGCAATTCGCTGGACTGGATGCTGGCGGGCCTGGGCCTGGCCATCGTCGCGATCATCTTCCTGGGCCACTACGGCAAGAAGCGCCACGAAGCCACGGGCCACATGTTCCCGCTGGGTCGCTGGGCCATCGGCCTGCTGATCGGGCTGCCGTTCATCGGATGGCTGGTCAGCGGCGCGTCGCTGACTCTGCAAATGCCGGAACTCAAGGGCTTCAACTTCGCGGGCGGACTGACGCTGTCGCCGGAATTCGCCGCACTGCTGGCGGGTCTGGTGATCTACACCTCGGCCTTCATTGCCGAAGTGGTGCGCTCCGGTATCCAGGCTGTCAACAACGGCCAATGGGAAGCCGCCGGTTCGCTGGGCTTGCCGCGCGGGAAGGTGCTGCGCCTGGTGATCCTGCCGCAGGCGCTGCGTGTGATCATCCCCCCGATGACCAGCCAGTACCTGAACCTGACGAAGAACAGCTCGCTGGCCGTGGCTATCGGCTATCCGGACATCGTGTCGGTGGTCAACACCACGCTGAACCAGACGGGCCAGGCCATCGAGGGCATTCTTATCATCATGGGCGCGTACCTCACGGTCAGCCTGTCGATCTCGATATTCATGAACTGGTACAACAAGCGCATCGCGCTGGTGGAGCGTTGA
- the maiA gene encoding maleylacetoacetate isomerase — MQLHSFFNSSTSYRVRIALALKGLPYEILPVNLRKQEQRAPEYVAKNPSAGVPLLIDRDVQLSQSLAIIDYLDATHPEPRLIPADTLARARVLELSNAIACDIHPVNNMRILRYLQDVLGASDAQKNTWYQHWVNEGLGAVEELLARHGHGAYCFGDAPTLADCCLVPQVANAQRMGCDLSAFPRILRIHEHCNAQPAFQHAAPARQPDATP; from the coding sequence ATGCAACTGCACAGCTTTTTCAATAGCTCCACGTCGTATCGCGTGCGCATCGCGCTGGCGCTCAAGGGCCTGCCCTACGAGATCCTTCCTGTGAACCTGCGCAAGCAGGAACAACGCGCGCCCGAGTACGTGGCCAAGAATCCGTCGGCCGGTGTGCCGCTGCTGATTGACCGCGACGTCCAGTTGTCGCAATCGCTGGCCATCATTGACTACCTGGACGCCACGCATCCCGAGCCGCGCCTGATACCCGCCGACACCTTGGCGCGCGCGCGGGTGCTGGAACTGTCCAACGCCATCGCCTGCGACATCCACCCCGTCAACAACATGCGCATCCTGCGCTATCTGCAAGACGTGCTGGGCGCGAGCGACGCGCAGAAAAACACCTGGTATCAGCATTGGGTAAACGAAGGCCTGGGCGCGGTCGAAGAACTGTTGGCCCGCCATGGCCACGGTGCCTACTGCTTTGGTGATGCACCCACGCTGGCCGATTGCTGCCTGGTGCCGCAAGTGGCCAACGCGCAGCGCATGGGCTGCGACTTGTCGGCCTTTCCGCGCATTCTGCGCATCCATGAGCACTGCAACGCCCAGCCGGCATTCCAGCACGCCGCGCCCGCCCGCCAACCCGACGCCACCCCATAA
- a CDS encoding amino acid ABC transporter permease: MSSTTHTPTEAMPPPSTHVGAWAWLKSRLFSSPLNILITVLLAWFLLMSVPALLEWAFFKADFNAANAQECRASGGACWAFIIEKHRLILFGTYPFDEQWRPLIATFLLVAVIVCSGIRRFWNWKLAVIWVVGLTAVALLMWGGVFGLTYVENARWGGLPLTLILSTFGIAFAFPIGVLLALGRRSKMPAIKALCVVYIELIRGVPLISLLFMSSVMLPLFLPEGVSIDKLLRAQIAIIMFAAAYIAETVRGGLQAIPKGQYEGADSLGLKYWQQMRKIILPQALKIVIPPLVSIFIALFKDTSLVVIIGIFDLTLAAKAALSDAAWRGFGVEAYLFISLIYFVFCFSMSKYSQALEKRLATDHQR; encoded by the coding sequence ATGAGCAGCACTACGCATACCCCCACCGAAGCCATGCCGCCGCCCAGCACGCATGTGGGCGCCTGGGCGTGGCTGAAATCCCGCCTGTTCTCGTCGCCGCTGAACATCCTCATCACGGTACTGCTTGCGTGGTTCCTGTTGATGTCGGTGCCGGCGCTGCTTGAATGGGCGTTCTTCAAAGCCGACTTCAACGCGGCCAACGCCCAGGAATGCCGGGCCTCGGGTGGCGCCTGCTGGGCGTTCATCATCGAAAAGCACCGGCTGATCCTGTTCGGCACCTATCCGTTCGACGAGCAATGGCGGCCGCTGATCGCCACTTTCCTGCTGGTGGCCGTGATTGTGTGCAGCGGCATCCGCCGTTTCTGGAACTGGAAGCTGGCCGTCATCTGGGTCGTGGGCCTGACGGCGGTTGCGCTGTTGATGTGGGGCGGCGTGTTCGGCCTGACCTACGTGGAAAACGCACGCTGGGGCGGCCTGCCGCTGACGCTGATCCTGTCCACGTTCGGTATTGCCTTCGCGTTCCCCATCGGCGTGCTGCTGGCCCTGGGCCGGCGCTCGAAGATGCCGGCTATCAAGGCGCTGTGCGTCGTGTACATCGAGCTGATCCGTGGCGTGCCGCTGATCAGCCTGCTGTTCATGTCGTCGGTGATGTTGCCGCTGTTCCTGCCGGAAGGCGTGTCCATCGACAAGCTTCTGCGCGCGCAGATCGCCATCATCATGTTCGCCGCGGCCTACATCGCGGAAACGGTGCGCGGTGGCTTGCAGGCGATCCCGAAGGGGCAGTACGAAGGCGCGGATTCGCTGGGCCTGAAGTACTGGCAGCAGATGCGCAAGATCATCTTGCCGCAGGCGCTGAAGATCGTGATCCCGCCGCTGGTCAGCATTTTCATCGCGCTGTTCAAGGACACCTCGCTGGTGGTCATCATCGGTATTTTCGACCTGACGCTGGCAGCCAAGGCGGCCCTGTCGGATGCGGCATGGCGCGGATTCGGCGTAGAGGCGTATCTGTTCATCTCGCTGATCTACTTCGTGTTCTGCTTTTCCATGTCCAAGTACAGCCAGGCGCTTGAAAAACGTCTTGCGACGGATCACCAACGCTAG
- a CDS encoding amino acid ABC transporter ATP-binding protein, translated as MSDAIIRLQDVNKWYGQFHVLRNINLDVAQGERIVVCGPSGSGKSTMIRCINRLEEHQKGHIIVDGTELTNDLKHIETIRKDVGMVFQHFNLFPHLTVLENLTLGPMWVLKKPRAEAEATAMKYLERVRIPEQAKKFPGQLSGGQQQRVAIARSLCMSPKIMLFDEPTSALDPEMVKEVLDVMVTLAQESGMTMICVTHEMGFARKVANRVIFMDRGEIIEQNTPDQFFDNPQNERTQLFLSQILH; from the coding sequence ATGTCGGATGCCATTATTCGTTTGCAGGACGTGAACAAGTGGTACGGCCAGTTCCACGTGTTGCGCAATATCAATCTGGACGTGGCGCAGGGTGAGCGCATTGTGGTGTGCGGCCCGTCGGGCTCGGGCAAATCCACGATGATCCGCTGCATCAATCGTCTGGAAGAGCACCAGAAGGGCCACATCATTGTCGATGGCACCGAGCTCACCAATGACTTGAAGCACATCGAGACGATCCGCAAGGACGTCGGCATGGTGTTCCAGCACTTCAACTTGTTCCCGCACCTGACGGTGCTGGAAAACCTGACGCTGGGACCCATGTGGGTGCTGAAGAAGCCGCGCGCGGAGGCCGAGGCCACGGCCATGAAATACCTGGAGCGCGTACGCATTCCGGAGCAGGCCAAGAAATTCCCCGGCCAGTTGTCGGGCGGCCAGCAGCAGCGCGTGGCCATTGCGCGGTCGTTGTGCATGAGCCCGAAGATCATGCTGTTTGATGAGCCGACGTCGGCGCTCGACCCCGAAATGGTCAAGGAAGTGCTGGACGTGATGGTGACGCTGGCCCAGGAAAGCGGCATGACGATGATCTGCGTCACCCACGAAATGGGCTTCGCACGCAAAGTCGCCAACCGCGTCATCTTCATGGACCGCGGCGAAATCATCGAACAGAACACGCCCGACCAGTTCTTCGACAATCCGCAGAACGAACGGACTCAGCTTTTCCTGAGCCAGATCCTGCACTGA
- a CDS encoding ABC transporter substrate-binding protein, producing MTCHILRGAAALALALTACAAGAQGKPLDIGFIGTLSTPAGYIGEDERDAFMLAVKEGGGKLGGVPVNVRVEDDALKPANAKQTADRMVQDGVRLFTGVNFSNVMAAVGPTVLNAGGFYVSLNAGPSNYAGKACNPNYFAVAFQNDSYADTAGIAANELGVKRVAVMAPNYQAGRDAVAGFKRAYKGDIVEEIYTKLDQSDFSVELARIRALNPDAIFQFHPGGAGINLTKQFANSGLSDKIKMITPLYSMDERMLAATGTAGKGFYLSSLWSADLDNAQNKHFVEAFTKAYQRAPTAYAAQAYDTANLIASALKAVNGDITGRADDFRAALRKADFASVRGKFKFGPNQHPIQDWYLLHIEADASGKLIYKNVKVLARDHTDVHAANCKM from the coding sequence ATGACATGCCATATCCTACGGGGCGCCGCCGCCCTGGCGTTGGCGCTGACGGCATGCGCCGCCGGCGCGCAGGGCAAGCCGCTGGACATCGGCTTCATCGGCACGCTGTCCACGCCCGCCGGCTACATCGGCGAAGACGAGCGCGACGCCTTCATGCTGGCCGTCAAGGAAGGCGGCGGCAAACTGGGCGGCGTGCCGGTCAATGTGCGCGTGGAAGACGACGCGCTCAAACCCGCCAACGCCAAGCAGACCGCCGACAGGATGGTGCAGGACGGCGTGCGTCTCTTCACGGGCGTGAACTTTTCAAACGTCATGGCGGCGGTTGGCCCCACGGTGCTGAACGCGGGCGGTTTCTACGTCAGCCTGAACGCCGGCCCCTCCAACTACGCGGGCAAGGCTTGCAACCCGAACTACTTCGCGGTCGCCTTCCAGAACGACTCGTACGCCGACACCGCCGGCATCGCCGCGAATGAATTGGGTGTGAAGCGCGTGGCGGTGATGGCGCCCAACTACCAGGCCGGCCGCGACGCCGTGGCGGGTTTCAAGCGTGCGTACAAGGGTGACATCGTTGAAGAGATCTACACGAAGTTGGATCAGTCGGATTTCTCGGTTGAACTGGCCCGCATCCGCGCATTGAATCCCGATGCGATTTTCCAGTTTCATCCGGGCGGCGCTGGCATCAACCTGACCAAGCAGTTCGCCAATTCGGGGCTGTCGGACAAGATCAAGATGATCACACCTCTCTATTCCATGGACGAACGCATGCTGGCTGCGACAGGCACGGCGGGCAAGGGGTTCTATCTGAGTTCGCTATGGAGCGCGGACCTGGACAACGCGCAGAACAAGCATTTCGTCGAGGCCTTCACCAAGGCGTATCAGCGCGCGCCCACGGCGTATGCGGCACAGGCCTACGACACCGCGAATCTGATCGCGTCGGCATTAAAAGCCGTCAACGGCGACATTACCGGCCGCGCAGACGACTTCCGCGCCGCGCTACGCAAAGCAGACTTTGCGAGCGTGCGCGGAAAGTTCAAATTCGGACCGAACCAGCACCCGATCCAGGATTGGTACCTGCTGCACATCGAAGCGGACGCAAGCGGCAAGCTGATCTACAAAAACGTAAAGGTGCTGGCACGCGATCACACAGACGTGCACGCGGCAAACTGCAAAATGTAG
- a CDS encoding FAD-dependent oxidoreductase, which produces MLITEPARQVPLYGEFDVVVLGGGPAGVLAAASAARNGARVLLVERYGFLGGMGTAAGVSNFCGLHANIHGNIRQVVHGMTDELLDRMRAMDGLNDPHLILGKIHAQAYDISAFKCAADGMVQDSGAQVLFHALATGLARDPQGRVDVLFLETKSGRCAVRARVFIDCSGDGDIAQWGGLPFEKGDEHGHMLYPTLMFKVGNVDGARAQEAWKTIPLLMDEAAASGEFTFPRRGAIVRPQKHDYEWRVNVTQLANADGSAADGTDVGSLSAGELEGRRQIVQYLAFLRAKVPGFEQAYVLDIAPQLGIRETRRIVGEAMLTKEHVLGCADFEDSIGVNGWPLEMHTAGDVKWAWPPIPESRGYNQLPFRMMVPKRGPGVADNVLVAGRCASMTHEGQSAARVSGSCFVMGEAAGTAAAMALRAGVMPAELPIAALQAQLTRQGAFLGGQE; this is translated from the coding sequence ATGCTCATTACCGAACCCGCCCGCCAAGTGCCGCTCTACGGCGAATTCGACGTCGTGGTGCTGGGCGGCGGCCCCGCTGGCGTGCTGGCCGCCGCCAGCGCCGCCCGCAACGGCGCGCGCGTGCTGCTCGTGGAACGCTACGGCTTTCTGGGCGGCATGGGCACCGCGGCCGGCGTGTCCAATTTCTGCGGGCTGCACGCCAACATCCACGGCAACATCCGCCAGGTGGTGCACGGCATGACCGACGAGCTGCTCGACCGCATGCGCGCCATGGACGGCTTGAACGACCCGCACCTGATCCTGGGCAAGATCCACGCCCAGGCCTATGACATCTCCGCCTTCAAATGCGCGGCCGACGGCATGGTGCAGGACAGCGGCGCGCAGGTGCTGTTCCATGCCTTGGCCACGGGCCTGGCGCGCGATCCGCAAGGCCGCGTCGACGTCTTGTTCCTGGAGACCAAGTCTGGCCGTTGCGCGGTGCGTGCCCGGGTCTTCATCGACTGCTCGGGCGATGGCGACATCGCGCAATGGGGCGGCCTGCCCTTCGAGAAAGGCGACGAACACGGCCACATGCTCTACCCCACGTTGATGTTCAAGGTCGGCAACGTAGACGGCGCGCGCGCGCAGGAAGCCTGGAAAACCATTCCCCTCTTGATGGACGAAGCCGCCGCCAGCGGCGAGTTCACGTTCCCGCGTCGCGGCGCCATCGTGCGCCCGCAAAAGCACGACTACGAATGGCGAGTGAACGTCACCCAACTGGCCAATGCCGACGGCAGCGCGGCCGACGGCACCGACGTCGGATCTCTGTCCGCCGGTGAACTGGAAGGCCGCCGCCAGATCGTGCAGTACCTGGCCTTCTTGCGCGCCAAGGTGCCGGGCTTTGAACAGGCCTATGTGCTGGACATCGCGCCGCAGCTTGGCATACGTGAAACCCGCCGCATCGTGGGTGAAGCCATGCTGACCAAAGAGCACGTGCTGGGCTGCGCCGACTTTGAAGACAGCATCGGCGTGAACGGCTGGCCCTTGGAAATGCACACGGCCGGCGACGTGAAATGGGCCTGGCCGCCTATTCCGGAATCTCGCGGCTACAACCAGCTTCCGTTTCGGATGATGGTGCCCAAGCGCGGGCCTGGCGTGGCCGACAACGTGCTGGTGGCGGGCCGCTGCGCCTCCATGACGCATGAAGGCCAGTCCGCCGCGCGCGTCAGCGGCAGTTGCTTTGTGATGGGCGAAGCGGCGGGCACGGCGGCAGCCATGGCGCTGCGCGCGGGCGTCATGCCGGCCGAACTTCCCATCGCGGCCTTGCAGGCGCAATTGACTCGCCAGGGCGCCTTCCTGGGCGGCCAGGAATGA
- a CDS encoding 3-hydroxybenzoate 6-monooxygenase, translating into MNASSTTTGTTTPATRSIIVVGGGIGGLAAALALTRQGIAVQLLEQAAHIGEIGAGIQLGPNAFAALDALGVGKTARTRAVFTDHIIMMDAVDAQEVVRIDTGEAFRARFGGPYAVIHRADIHLSILEAVQQNPLIRFRTSTQIAAMSQDGQGVEVVDTKGERYRADAVVGADGVKSVIRERIVGDPARVTGHVVYRAVVERENMPEELRINAPVLWAGPRCHLVHYPLRGGQQYNLVVTFHSREEEQWGVREGSKAEVLSYFDGIHPRPHQMLDRPTSWKRWATADRDPVEHWGQGRVTLLGDAAHPMTQYMAQGACMALEDAVTLGEAVRQCGHDLEAAFRLYESVRIPRSARVVWSTREMGRLYHARGVERTVRNMLWTGRSQSQFYDALQWLYGWKVERCLAPM; encoded by the coding sequence ATGAATGCATCCTCGACAACAACGGGAACGACAACCCCCGCCACACGCTCCATCATCGTGGTTGGCGGCGGCATCGGCGGACTGGCGGCCGCGCTGGCGCTGACCCGACAAGGCATCGCCGTGCAATTGCTGGAGCAGGCCGCGCACATCGGTGAAATCGGCGCGGGCATCCAGCTTGGCCCCAACGCCTTCGCGGCGCTGGACGCGCTGGGCGTGGGTAAGACGGCACGTACGCGCGCGGTGTTCACCGACCACATCATCATGATGGACGCAGTGGATGCGCAGGAGGTGGTGCGCATCGACACGGGCGAAGCGTTTCGCGCGCGCTTTGGCGGCCCGTATGCGGTGATCCATCGCGCCGACATTCATTTGTCGATCCTTGAAGCCGTGCAGCAGAACCCGTTGATCCGCTTTCGAACGTCGACGCAGATCGCCGCCATGTCGCAAGACGGGCAAGGCGTGGAAGTGGTGGACACGAAAGGTGAACGATACCGCGCGGATGCTGTGGTGGGCGCGGACGGCGTGAAGTCGGTGATCCGCGAACGCATCGTGGGCGACCCCGCGCGCGTGACCGGTCACGTGGTCTACCGCGCCGTGGTCGAACGCGAGAACATGCCCGAAGAACTGCGCATCAACGCGCCTGTTCTGTGGGCGGGGCCGCGCTGCCATCTGGTGCACTACCCGCTGCGCGGCGGCCAGCAATACAACCTGGTCGTCACCTTCCACAGCCGCGAAGAAGAGCAATGGGGCGTGCGCGAAGGCAGCAAGGCCGAGGTGCTGTCGTACTTCGATGGCATCCATCCGCGCCCGCACCAGATGCTGGACCGCCCCACCTCATGGAAGCGCTGGGCCACCGCTGACCGCGACCCCGTCGAACACTGGGGTCAGGGCCGCGTCACCTTGTTGGGCGACGCGGCGCATCCGATGACGCAGTACATGGCGCAGGGCGCGTGCATGGCGCTGGAAGATGCGGTCACGCTGGGTGAAGCCGTGCGCCAATGCGGGCACGACCTGGAAGCGGCGTTCCGACTGTATGAATCGGTGCGCATTCCGCGCAGCGCGCGCGTGGTCTGGTCCACCCGGGAAATGGGCAGGCTGTATCACGCGCGTGGCGTGGAGCGCACCGTACGCAACATGCTGTGGACGGGCCGCAGCCAGTCACAGTTCTACGACGCGTTGCAGTGGCTGTACGGCTGGAAGGTGGAACGCTGCCTGGCGCCGATGTAG